The following proteins are co-located in the Deinococcus metallilatus genome:
- a CDS encoding glycine--tRNA ligase, with amino-acid sequence MPAQSMEELVSLCKRRGFIFQGSEIYGGLQGFWDYGPLGVELKNNIKASWWRTNIYERDDMEGLDASIIMHRLVLRHSGHEATFSDPMVDNRKTKKRYRLDHLVKDQKADVVALVAEGIGESVENFPAVVAALVANPARASEVLVAAGVRDPFSGEVGDWTEPRPFNMMFKTSIGPVADEDSFGYLRPETAQGIFTNFKNVVDSTSRRLPFGIAQIGKAFRNEITPRNFIFRVRELEQMEIEFFCAPGTDEDWHEKWLRARLAWWEAQGVPREKIQILDVPKEDLAHYSKRTYDLMYDYPTLGHEEIEGIANRTDFDLGSHTKAQAELGIQARVDENLDSVAKLTIPHPETNKPVVPFVIEPSAGVDRAMLAVLSEAFTKETLENGSERIVLKLKPHLAPIKVAVIPLARNREEITSVAKAIKADLQSLGLGRVLYEDSGNIGKSYRRHDEVGTPYCVTVDFDTVGKGEDPALTDTVTVRDRDTLQQERVKISELAGWIQARLR; translated from the coding sequence ATGCCCGCACAATCGATGGAAGAACTCGTCAGCCTGTGCAAGCGCCGCGGCTTCATTTTCCAGGGGTCGGAGATTTACGGCGGCCTGCAAGGCTTCTGGGACTACGGTCCGCTCGGCGTGGAGCTGAAGAACAACATCAAGGCGTCGTGGTGGCGCACCAACATCTACGAGCGCGACGATATGGAGGGGCTGGACGCCTCGATCATCATGCACCGCCTGGTGCTGAGGCACTCCGGCCACGAGGCCACCTTCAGCGACCCGATGGTGGACAACCGCAAGACCAAGAAGCGGTACCGCCTCGACCATCTGGTGAAGGACCAGAAGGCGGACGTGGTGGCCCTGGTGGCGGAAGGCATCGGGGAGAGCGTGGAGAACTTCCCGGCGGTGGTGGCGGCGCTGGTGGCGAATCCGGCGCGGGCGTCCGAGGTGCTGGTCGCGGCGGGCGTGCGGGACCCCTTCAGCGGCGAGGTGGGCGACTGGACCGAGCCGCGCCCCTTCAACATGATGTTCAAGACGAGCATCGGCCCCGTCGCGGACGAGGACAGCTTCGGCTACCTGCGGCCCGAGACGGCTCAGGGCATCTTCACCAACTTCAAGAACGTGGTGGATTCGACCAGCCGCCGCCTCCCCTTCGGTATCGCGCAGATCGGGAAGGCCTTCCGCAACGAGATCACGCCGCGCAATTTCATCTTCCGGGTGCGCGAGCTGGAGCAGATGGAAATCGAGTTCTTCTGCGCGCCCGGCACCGACGAGGACTGGCACGAGAAGTGGCTCCGGGCCCGCCTCGCGTGGTGGGAGGCGCAGGGCGTACCGCGCGAGAAGATTCAGATTCTGGACGTGCCGAAAGAAGACCTCGCGCACTACTCCAAGCGCACCTACGACCTGATGTACGACTACCCCACCCTTGGGCACGAGGAAATCGAGGGCATCGCCAACCGCACCGACTTCGACCTCGGCTCGCACACCAAGGCGCAGGCGGAACTGGGCATCCAGGCGCGCGTGGACGAGAACCTGGACTCGGTCGCCAAGCTGACGATCCCCCACCCGGAGACGAACAAGCCGGTGGTGCCGTTCGTGATCGAACCCTCGGCGGGCGTGGACCGCGCGATGCTGGCGGTGCTGAGCGAGGCGTTCACGAAGGAGACGCTGGAAAACGGCTCCGAGCGCATCGTGCTGAAGCTGAAGCCCCACCTGGCGCCGATCAAGGTGGCCGTGATTCCGCTGGCGCGCAACCGCGAGGAAATTACGAGCGTGGCGAAGGCGATCAAGGCCGACCTCCAGAGCCTCGGCCTGGGCCGCGTGCTGTACGAGGACAGCGGCAACATCGGCAAGTCCTACCGCCGCCACGACGAGGTGGGCACGCCCTACTGTGTGACGGTGGACTTCGACACGGTGGGCAAGGGCGAGGACCCGGCCCTCACCGACACCGTGACCGTCCGCGACCGCGACACCTTGCAGCAGGAGCGGGTGAAGATCAGCGAGCTGGCGGGGTGGATTCAGGCGCGGCTGCGGTAG
- a CDS encoding DUF1272 domain-containing protein encodes MLKMKPACERCRTSLTADGEAAICSFECTFCLACAAAMNHTCPNCDGELVRRPRRTRSVASAAVGRLLRRTT; translated from the coding sequence ATGTTGAAGATGAAGCCCGCCTGCGAGCGTTGCCGCACTTCCCTGACCGCAGACGGCGAGGCTGCCATCTGTTCCTTCGAATGCACTTTCTGCCTGGCCTGCGCCGCAGCGATGAACCACACCTGTCCCAACTGTGACGGCGAACTTGTCCGGCGACCCCGGCGCACCCGCTCGGTCGCCTCGGCCGCAGTGGGCCGCCTCCTGCGCCGAACCACCTGA